In the genome of Gloeotrichia echinulata CP02, one region contains:
- a CDS encoding YaaW family protein, with protein sequence MDELRAALELATEEELQDLTAILFSRKFNPLDYVRTPEPIEVQSQDRKAWLDALENRFRFLAADGMTVLQRRTNKVTYRQALIQVCRYLKIPYSQELATVDLEAEVFLHLLGKVWKKLPEPEQQKLTVRVQRHLSKSELREPLPILLQSDPLGLIFKGGSALAVTSVIAPVVLKQIARQFALHFATYQVAKQAAIKGTEAATTQFQSYVTLQMARRGMTMSAARYGAVRSIFAVIGPMMWAWFFADLGWRAIATNYGRIIPTIFALAQIRLTHAEELWEPA encoded by the coding sequence TTGGATGAACTGAGGGCGGCTTTAGAGTTAGCAACGGAGGAAGAATTGCAGGATTTAACGGCAATTCTTTTTAGTCGTAAATTTAATCCCCTAGACTATGTTCGCACGCCTGAACCCATTGAGGTACAGAGCCAAGACCGTAAAGCTTGGTTAGACGCCCTAGAAAATCGCTTTCGTTTTTTGGCAGCAGATGGGATGACGGTATTGCAAAGACGTACCAATAAGGTAACTTACCGACAGGCGCTTATTCAAGTATGTAGGTATTTAAAAATACCTTATTCTCAGGAACTCGCAACCGTTGATTTAGAAGCAGAAGTATTTTTACATCTATTAGGGAAGGTGTGGAAAAAATTACCAGAACCGGAACAGCAAAAACTGACTGTGCGGGTGCAGCGTCACCTGAGCAAATCAGAACTACGGGAACCCCTACCAATTTTATTACAAAGTGACCCATTAGGGTTGATTTTTAAAGGCGGTAGTGCTTTGGCGGTGACATCTGTTATCGCTCCGGTAGTCCTCAAACAAATCGCCCGTCAATTTGCGTTGCATTTTGCTACCTATCAAGTAGCGAAACAAGCAGCAATTAAAGGCACAGAGGCTGCTACAACACAGTTTCAAAGCTATGTAACACTGCAAATGGCGCGGCGGGGTATGACGATGAGTGCGGCTCGTTATGGGGCTGTTCGCAGTATCTTTGCTGTGATTGGACCGATGATGTGGGCTTGGTTTTTTGCGGATTTGGGATGGAGAGCGATCGCCACTAACTACGGTAGAATCATCCCCACCATTTTCGCTTTAGCTCAAATCCGTCTCACCCATGCTGAAGAATTGTGGGAGCCAGCTTGA
- a CDS encoding O-antigen ligase family protein, with product MVGASLNKAFYHPHPSLQPAWNSAQLGLLFFPLSPFLGAVGIILASLLTWLQQYRTIIRRPLNWGFALLSVLLIITAGLADDKTSALLGLFNLIPFFLIFAGLSGLIQTIAQLRQIAWILLIGSVPLVIMGFGQFFLGWNLNFKFLWIVLEWTLAPGGEPPGRMASILMHANTLAAYLVIIFILGLGLWLENFQQLRVKSQQLTHPPLLFLTAATITNFIALILTNSRNGWAIAICACLAYALYQGWRILVGGVTAVIASFLLAAFAPSPVAGLFRRFVPAFFWARLNDDLYPDRPIALMRKTQWEFAWSLTQQHPWNGWGLRSFSALYQVHTQLSLGHPHNFFLMLAAETGLPSTLLFCGLIGWILFAGLQLLRRSNYIDPEDKLIFFSYLLVLFGWVLFNTVDVTLYDFRLNTLSWLLLSAACGVVYRYNREDRLNANQN from the coding sequence ATTGTGGGAGCCAGCTTGAACAAGGCTTTTTACCATCCTCACCCTAGTTTGCAACCCGCTTGGAATTCGGCTCAATTGGGACTACTTTTCTTCCCATTGAGTCCATTTTTGGGGGCTGTGGGGATAATTTTGGCATCATTGCTAACCTGGTTGCAACAATACCGCACCATTATTCGCCGTCCCCTCAATTGGGGATTTGCACTTTTGAGTGTATTGCTGATCATTACCGCTGGTTTAGCTGATGACAAAACATCGGCTCTTCTGGGACTGTTTAATTTAATCCCGTTTTTTTTAATTTTCGCAGGACTCAGCGGTCTAATTCAGACAATCGCCCAATTAAGACAAATCGCCTGGATATTGCTCATCGGTTCGGTGCCATTAGTAATTATGGGCTTTGGGCAGTTTTTTTTGGGCTGGAATCTGAACTTCAAGTTTTTGTGGATTGTATTGGAATGGACTCTAGCACCTGGGGGCGAACCACCAGGGCGTATGGCTTCCATCCTCATGCACGCTAACACTTTAGCCGCTTATTTGGTGATAATTTTCATCCTGGGGTTAGGGTTGTGGTTAGAAAACTTTCAGCAACTGAGGGTCAAAAGTCAACAGTTAACCCATCCCCCCCTGCTTTTCCTGACAGCAGCGACAATTACCAATTTCATCGCTTTGATTTTGACCAACTCACGCAATGGGTGGGCGATCGCAATTTGTGCGTGTTTAGCTTATGCACTCTACCAAGGTTGGCGGATTCTGGTGGGTGGTGTCACCGCTGTGATCGCTAGCTTTTTGTTAGCAGCTTTTGCGCCCTCACCGGTCGCTGGGTTGTTTCGGCGGTTCGTTCCGGCTTTCTTTTGGGCGCGGTTAAACGATGATCTGTATCCTGACAGACCAATTGCTTTAATGCGAAAAACTCAGTGGGAATTTGCTTGGTCTTTAACTCAGCAGCACCCCTGGAATGGCTGGGGATTACGCAGTTTCTCTGCACTTTATCAAGTTCACACCCAGCTGAGTTTGGGTCATCCCCACAACTTTTTTTTGATGCTAGCTGCTGAAACTGGTTTGCCAAGTACTCTGTTATTTTGTGGGTTAATTGGTTGGATTTTGTTTGCAGGTCTACAACTTTTGCGCCGTTCAAACTATATAGATCCAGAAGATAAGTTGATATTTTTTAGTTATCTTCTCGTCTTGTTTGGCTGGGTGCTATTCAATACCGTAGACGTAACCCTATACGATTTCCGGTTGAATACGCTTTCGTGGTTGCTATTATCTGCCGCTTGTGGAGTCGTGTACCGCTATAACCGAGAAGATAGGCTTAATGCTAATCAGAATTAG
- a CDS encoding Ycf51 family protein — translation MLTTADFLQYTQWSGIATLVFAGLTVLGLIFKWGIRFRLVGTTGFMLVVTAGLFALSIVPLSRTVIPGATKFTLVYDNGSTQAVIATSPQITPTQLEATLRQAASNLYSYGRLGSREENQLTVRARTIIHPEPGVSVPLYLGKLKRSLATREDSQMAVEIYPEKFAQLPKPTA, via the coding sequence ATGCTCACAACAGCTGATTTTCTGCAGTATACCCAATGGTCGGGAATAGCTACGTTAGTATTCGCCGGACTCACGGTTTTGGGTTTAATTTTCAAATGGGGTATCCGCTTTCGGCTGGTGGGTACAACTGGCTTTATGCTGGTGGTGACGGCTGGTTTATTTGCACTGTCGATAGTGCCTTTGAGTCGCACTGTGATTCCTGGTGCTACTAAGTTTACTCTGGTTTATGACAATGGTTCGACGCAAGCGGTGATTGCTACCTCACCGCAAATTACTCCTACACAATTAGAAGCAACTTTACGACAAGCGGCTAGTAATCTGTATTCCTATGGTCGCTTAGGTTCACGTGAAGAAAACCAATTGACGGTTCGCGCCCGTACTATTATTCACCCAGAACCTGGGGTTTCTGTACCATTATACTTGGGTAAGCTCAAGCGATCGCTCGCGACTCGTGAAGATTCTCAAATGGCGGTGGAAATTTACCCAGAAAAATTCGCTCAATTACCAAAACCTACGGCTTAA
- a CDS encoding AMP-binding protein: protein MNIVNILNNVADAYPQVPAIIDTHKGLSRTTTFAELEKSAAKVSTLLRQNGLQKGDAVLIFYPMSAELYITLLALFRLGLIAMFLDPSAGKKHIEYCCSLYQPQALIASDKAHLLRLRSPALRHIPLKFVIGFPLPGAISWKIAKKLEPDSEIVPCQPDTPALITFTSGSTAQPKAALRTHGFLLAQYQVLSQTLQLKAKDIDLATLPIFVFANLAAGLTTLIPNVDLRTPGKTSVKPAIAQILTHKPSRTVASPGFLSVLAEYCQEQGLTLPSLEKIFIGGAPVMPRILSTLQQIAPNAEIEIVYGSTEAEPIAHISYQNIPPADIAATLAGRGLLVGKPVSAIQLKIISSSWGKPITSYTSLEFDAACLPAENPGEIVVSGNHVLPGYLYGHGNDQTKFTVNGTPWHRTGDAGYIDTQGQLWLLGRCLGCIKDVDGTLYPLEVEGILQNYPGIRRSAVVLHQRNRILLVELDKKRAFEVNWKKLEQYAANMHIKTVKVCRHLPVDKRHNAKIDYPTLMKLLEG, encoded by the coding sequence ATGAATATAGTCAATATCCTCAATAATGTGGCAGATGCTTATCCCCAAGTACCAGCCATTATTGATACCCATAAAGGGCTGAGTCGTACTACTACCTTTGCTGAATTGGAAAAATCAGCCGCCAAGGTTTCCACCCTATTGCGTCAAAATGGTTTGCAAAAGGGTGATGCTGTACTGATTTTCTACCCCATGTCAGCAGAACTGTATATTACTTTACTAGCATTATTTCGCTTAGGGCTAATAGCCATGTTTTTAGACCCTAGTGCAGGTAAAAAACACATCGAGTATTGCTGTAGTTTATACCAGCCACAAGCACTGATTGCTAGTGATAAAGCACACCTATTGCGGTTGCGATCGCCTGCTTTACGTCATATCCCCTTAAAGTTTGTTATTGGTTTTCCTCTACCGGGTGCAATATCTTGGAAAATTGCCAAAAAACTAGAACCTGACTCGGAAATTGTCCCCTGTCAACCAGATACTCCAGCTTTAATCACATTTACTAGCGGTAGCACAGCCCAACCCAAAGCCGCACTACGTACTCACGGGTTTTTGTTAGCCCAATACCAAGTTTTATCACAGACTCTCCAACTGAAAGCCAAAGATATAGACCTAGCAACTTTACCAATTTTTGTCTTTGCCAATTTAGCAGCTGGTTTAACTACCTTAATTCCCAATGTAGATTTACGAACACCAGGAAAAACATCTGTAAAACCTGCGATCGCCCAAATCTTAACTCACAAACCTTCTCGGACTGTAGCATCTCCTGGATTTTTGTCTGTATTGGCAGAATATTGTCAAGAACAGGGTTTAACTTTACCTAGCCTGGAAAAAATCTTTATTGGTGGCGCCCCTGTAATGCCGAGAATACTATCAACATTACAGCAGATTGCCCCCAACGCTGAGATTGAGATCGTCTATGGTTCCACCGAAGCAGAACCCATTGCCCATATTTCTTACCAGAATATCCCACCAGCAGATATTGCTGCAACCCTAGCAGGACGGGGTTTATTAGTAGGAAAACCTGTATCTGCAATTCAACTAAAAATAATTAGTTCTTCTTGGGGTAAACCTATTACTTCTTATACTAGCCTAGAATTTGATGCTGCTTGCCTACCTGCAGAAAATCCTGGTGAAATCGTTGTTAGTGGGAACCATGTTTTACCAGGATATTTATACGGACATGGTAATGACCAAACAAAGTTTACTGTAAATGGTACTCCGTGGCACAGAACCGGGGATGCTGGATACATTGATACACAAGGTCAGTTGTGGCTTTTAGGTCGCTGCTTAGGATGTATAAAAGATGTAGATGGTACTTTATATCCCTTAGAGGTTGAAGGCATATTACAAAATTATCCAGGTATTCGTCGTAGTGCGGTTGTTCTCCATCAGAGAAACCGAATTTTGCTAGTGGAATTAGACAAAAAAAGAGCTTTTGAGGTAAACTGGAAAAAGCTGGAACAATATGCCGCAAATATGCATATTAAAACCGTTAAGGTCTGTCGGCATTTGCCTGTAGATAAACGGCATAATGCGAAAATTGATTACCCCACTCTGATGAAGCTTTTGGAAGGTTGA
- a CDS encoding GNAT family N-acetyltransferase codes for MQKLITVNTLEQQQYAKFLQKQKQWSFSIQNLDFKDINIHRPNLHYLLVRDNSDVVGRCSLWWEKTPSLPDHQVGLIGHYAVTDAEAAADLLDAACTQLKASGCTLAIVPMDGNTWNSYRLLVERGKHPVFFLEPDNPDDWPQHFGDRNFKILANYTSALNTNLSQTDDRLHKVSQRLNKIGVSIRSANLQSFELELHKIYDVAIQSFRHNFLFTSISETEFITRYLSLLPYVQPELVLIAEHNDNPVGFIFAIPDFLQKIRGENINTIIIKTVAIIPNRIYAGLGNLLVAKCQQIAVQLGYSQAIHALMHDNNPSINLSKRYAQTIRRYRLFAKEL; via the coding sequence ATGCAAAAATTAATTACTGTTAATACTCTCGAACAGCAGCAATATGCTAAATTTTTACAAAAACAAAAACAATGGTCTTTTAGCATACAAAACCTTGATTTTAAAGATATAAATATTCACCGTCCTAACCTCCATTATCTGTTAGTCAGAGATAACAGCGATGTGGTGGGACGTTGTTCTTTGTGGTGGGAGAAAACCCCATCATTACCAGACCACCAAGTGGGTTTAATCGGACATTATGCTGTTACCGATGCAGAAGCAGCAGCTGATCTATTGGATGCTGCTTGCACTCAATTAAAGGCTTCAGGCTGCACCTTGGCTATTGTACCGATGGATGGTAATACTTGGAACAGTTACCGCTTGTTGGTAGAAAGGGGTAAACACCCGGTTTTTTTCTTGGAACCAGATAATCCCGATGATTGGCCGCAACATTTTGGCGATCGCAACTTTAAAATCCTGGCAAATTACACTTCCGCTTTGAATACTAATTTATCCCAAACAGATGATCGTTTGCACAAAGTTAGTCAGCGTTTAAATAAAATTGGTGTATCAATTCGTTCGGCAAATTTACAAAGTTTTGAGTTAGAATTACACAAGATTTATGATGTCGCCATTCAAAGCTTTCGCCATAATTTCTTGTTCACATCCATTAGTGAAACAGAATTTATTACTCGATACCTTTCTTTATTACCCTACGTCCAACCGGAATTAGTCTTAATCGCCGAACATAACGATAATCCTGTCGGTTTTATATTTGCTATACCTGACTTTCTGCAAAAAATACGAGGAGAAAATATCAATACTATCATCATTAAAACTGTCGCTATAATCCCCAATCGTATCTATGCAGGTTTAGGCAATTTACTAGTAGCAAAATGTCAGCAAATAGCTGTCCAGCTAGGTTATTCCCAAGCTATTCACGCATTGATGCATGATAATAATCCTTCAATAAATTTAAGTAAACGCTATGCTCAAACAATAAGGCGGTATCGTCTTTTTGCAAAAGAATTGTGA
- a CDS encoding DUF3419 family protein, producing MPSEITAKADFSDIRYAQCWEDTDILIEALDIQSSDVCLSIASAGDNTLAMLSRNPKKVIAVDLNPAQIACLELKVAAYRELNHTELLMLIGSIVADGRDRIQLYHRCCSQLSPNTKQFWDSRPAIIAQGIGRAGKFERYLALFSDRVLPLIHNRQKISDALVNKAPSQRLAFYEEEWNNWRWRLCFKLFFSRFLLGRLGRDPSFFDYVQDNSIAKHLLQRTRYAMTILNPSENPYLQWIATGQHLKALPCAFRLENFDKIRDNLDRLEWYCIAIEDFIETIDDNYFDKFNLSNIFEYMSVENYYKLLKQLVRVGKSGGRLAYWNLLTKRCSNQNTHFLLKPLDDIAQRLYQQDKAFFYSNFIVEEIREK from the coding sequence ATGCCAAGTGAAATTACAGCTAAAGCAGATTTTTCTGATATTCGTTATGCCCAATGTTGGGAAGATACGGACATCTTAATAGAAGCTCTCGACATTCAATCAAGTGATGTTTGTCTCTCTATAGCTTCGGCTGGAGATAATACCTTAGCAATGTTAAGCCGTAACCCCAAAAAAGTGATTGCAGTGGATTTAAATCCTGCACAAATTGCTTGTTTGGAGTTGAAGGTTGCAGCATACCGAGAATTAAACCACACCGAACTGCTAATGTTAATTGGTTCCATCGTTGCTGATGGTCGAGATCGCATTCAATTATATCATCGTTGCTGTAGTCAGTTATCGCCAAATACAAAGCAATTTTGGGACTCGCGCCCAGCAATTATTGCTCAAGGTATCGGGAGGGCTGGTAAATTTGAGCGCTATTTAGCTTTATTTAGTGATAGAGTTTTGCCGTTAATTCATAATCGCCAAAAAATTAGTGATGCTCTTGTAAATAAAGCCCCGTCCCAGCGTCTGGCTTTTTATGAAGAGGAGTGGAATAATTGGCGATGGCGATTATGTTTTAAGCTATTTTTTTCTCGGTTTTTACTAGGACGTTTAGGACGCGACCCCAGTTTTTTTGATTATGTTCAAGATAATAGTATCGCCAAGCATCTTTTACAGCGAACTCGCTACGCTATGACAATTTTAAATCCTAGCGAAAATCCTTATTTACAATGGATTGCTACAGGACAACATCTGAAAGCATTACCCTGCGCTTTTAGGCTGGAAAACTTTGATAAAATTCGCGATAATCTTGATCGCTTAGAATGGTATTGCATCGCCATTGAAGATTTTATAGAAACTATTGATGATAATTATTTTGATAAATTTAATTTAAGTAATATTTTTGAATATATGTCTGTCGAAAATTACTACAAGCTATTAAAACAATTGGTACGTGTCGGTAAAAGTGGCGGTCGTTTAGCTTATTGGAACCTCCTGACAAAGCGTTGTAGCAATCAAAATACGCATTTTTTATTAAAACCTCTCGATGATATTGCCCAAAGACTGTATCAACAAGATAAAGCTTTTTTTTACAGTAACTTTATAGTAGAAGAAATTAGGGAAAAATAA
- a CDS encoding PEP/pyruvate-binding domain-containing protein, with protein MNYILRLENQATESLLGGKAKALGQLEKAGFLIPKGFVVSSAAWEFSLTTEQLSGWKSIQDESEIAALLLKLQRLHQNFPQIQLHPLILQELQQALAELSPSGELVAVRSSAVEEDGLQYSFAGQLESFLNVSLEEVAEKITLVWRSRFSERVLMYCRERGLSLIPQPPAVLIQRMVYPQVAGVAFGVEPVTGTQGIAVVSAVSGNGASLVSGESDADSYYVDRAGKIIKCQIVDQPVLDDGQVQAVAGCVRQAGRYFHRPQDIEWAIANGQLYLLQSRPITTLGQIAQPDGVLNLWDNSNIAESYSGVTQPLTFSFARKAYEEVYRQFCHFMGVPPAKIAQHHDTFARMIGLIRGRVFYNLLSWYKVLALLPGFTVNRRFMEQMMGVKESLPDSIIAELQAATWQNRLQDSWYLCKTVVGLISNYFLLPVRIQQFYTRINQALSLPSLNLEHWRADELATYYRQIEGKLLTHWDAPLINDFFAMIFYGLLRSLTAKWCGDELGSLQNDLIGLEGGVISAEPAKRMQKMANLASENPEFAKLLCQGSLDAILQVMETIPQFQLEYQEYIEKFGDRCLDELKLESPTLHDQPLLLLRGIGQLIQMGVIYRNKPIISFRQAAEQKAHQALRANPLRKLIFNWVLNNARKRVQSRENLRFERTRVFGRARRVFVELGRRFYALDLLISPADIFYLEVNEILMFIEGTTTCTNLKGLVALRKAEFAEYYLQTPPSSRFATRGIVHQGNSFQQENLTAKQEELSQQKQGIACSPGVVRGHVRVIFDPQEVLTNDNNNLLTSGTILVAERTDPGWILLFPSAAGLLVERGSLLSHAAIVARELGIPAIVSISGVTQWLKDGDLVEMDGSTGKITRLQGFSGT; from the coding sequence ATGAATTATATTCTGCGTTTGGAAAATCAAGCCACAGAGTCTTTATTGGGTGGTAAGGCCAAAGCTTTAGGACAGTTGGAAAAAGCAGGTTTTCTGATTCCCAAGGGGTTTGTTGTCTCCAGCGCAGCGTGGGAATTTAGTCTCACAACAGAACAACTCTCTGGCTGGAAAAGTATTCAAGATGAGTCGGAAATAGCAGCTTTATTATTAAAATTACAAAGGTTACACCAAAATTTCCCACAAATACAACTTCACCCATTGATTTTACAAGAATTACAGCAGGCTTTAGCTGAACTTTCTCCAAGTGGCGAACTAGTAGCAGTACGTTCTTCTGCTGTGGAGGAGGATGGTTTGCAATATTCTTTTGCAGGACAGTTAGAAAGCTTTTTGAATGTATCCTTGGAGGAAGTAGCCGAAAAAATTACTCTGGTTTGGCGATCGCGTTTCTCTGAGCGCGTGTTAATGTACTGTCGTGAACGGGGATTAAGCCTCATTCCCCAACCCCCTGCAGTGTTGATTCAACGTATGGTGTATCCTCAAGTGGCTGGAGTGGCTTTTGGGGTAGAACCTGTAACCGGAACCCAGGGAATAGCTGTGGTTAGTGCTGTCTCTGGTAATGGTGCTTCTTTGGTTTCGGGGGAAAGTGACGCAGATAGTTATTATGTGGATCGAGCAGGTAAGATTATTAAGTGTCAGATTGTTGATCAACCAGTGCTAGATGATGGGCAAGTTCAAGCAGTCGCAGGTTGCGTGCGTCAAGCTGGGAGATATTTTCACCGTCCCCAGGATATTGAGTGGGCGATCGCCAATGGACAACTCTACCTCCTACAATCCCGTCCCATTACGACTTTAGGGCAAATCGCACAACCAGATGGTGTCCTGAATTTATGGGATAATAGTAATATAGCTGAAAGCTATAGTGGTGTTACCCAACCCCTGACGTTTAGCTTTGCCCGTAAAGCCTATGAAGAAGTATACCGTCAATTTTGCCATTTTATGGGCGTACCTCCAGCTAAAATTGCCCAACATCATGATACCTTTGCCCGGATGATTGGCTTAATTCGCGGGCGTGTTTTTTATAACCTGCTCAGTTGGTATAAAGTTCTGGCTTTGTTGCCCGGTTTTACTGTGAATCGGCGCTTTATGGAGCAAATGATGGGGGTAAAAGAATCTTTGCCGGACAGTATTATCGCGGAGTTACAGGCGGCAACTTGGCAAAATCGGTTACAAGATAGTTGGTATTTGTGCAAGACTGTTGTGGGTTTAATTAGTAACTATTTTTTGCTCCCAGTTCGGATTCAGCAATTTTATACCAGAATAAATCAAGCTCTGTCTTTGCCATCACTGAATTTAGAGCATTGGCGTGCGGATGAGTTGGCTACTTATTATCGCCAAATTGAGGGTAAATTACTGACTCATTGGGATGCACCCTTAATTAATGATTTTTTTGCCATGATTTTTTATGGTTTATTGCGAAGTCTGACAGCCAAATGGTGTGGTGATGAATTAGGAAGTCTTCAAAATGATTTGATTGGCTTAGAGGGAGGTGTTATTAGTGCAGAACCTGCCAAAAGAATGCAGAAAATGGCAAATTTAGCCTCAGAAAATCCTGAGTTTGCCAAATTACTTTGCCAAGGTTCGTTAGATGCTATTTTACAAGTAATGGAAACCATACCACAGTTTCAGTTAGAGTATCAGGAATATATCGAAAAATTTGGCGATCGCTGTTTGGATGAATTGAAGCTAGAAAGTCCGACATTACACGATCAGCCTTTGCTGTTGTTGCGTGGAATTGGGCAATTAATCCAGATGGGTGTCATCTACCGAAACAAACCAATTATATCTTTTCGTCAAGCCGCCGAACAAAAAGCACATCAGGCTTTAAGAGCCAATCCTCTACGCAAATTAATATTCAATTGGGTATTAAACAACGCCAGAAAACGAGTGCAATCGCGGGAAAATTTGCGGTTTGAACGAACTCGTGTTTTTGGTAGAGCTAGACGGGTTTTTGTTGAATTGGGACGGCGTTTTTATGCTTTAGATTTACTGATATCTCCAGCAGATATTTTCTATTTAGAAGTAAACGAAATTCTCATGTTTATTGAAGGTACAACTACCTGCACCAATTTAAAAGGATTAGTAGCATTACGTAAAGCTGAATTTGCCGAATATTATTTACAGACGCCGCCCTCATCTCGTTTTGCAACTCGTGGTATTGTTCACCAAGGTAATTCTTTTCAACAGGAGAATTTAACTGCAAAACAAGAAGAATTAAGCCAACAAAAACAAGGAATTGCTTGCTCCCCAGGTGTTGTGCGTGGTCATGTACGTGTAATTTTTGATCCCCAAGAAGTTTTAACTAACGATAATAATAACCTGTTAACCAGTGGTACAATTCTTGTTGCCGAACGTACAGACCCTGGTTGGATTTTGCTATTTCCTAGCGCTGCAGGCTTGCTAGTAGAACGTGGTAGCTTGCTGTCTCATGCAGCAATTGTCGCCAGGGAATTGGGTATACCCGCCATAGTTTCAATTTCTGGGGTGACTCAGTGGTTAAAGGATGGAGATTTGGTAGAAATGGATGGTAGTACAGGAAAAATTACTCGGTTACAGGGATTTTCAGGTACATAG
- a CDS encoding UbiA family prenyltransferase, which translates to MKKLNKLKTSPILEEKKLDSVVDFKSNLKRNIKKWWVYQQERFPVIKNGLLIAVFSSSAVCYSVLLRGGKINFYPLFAAFFVAFTCVFLFFLQLRIADEFKDFADDSLYRAYRPVPRGLISLPELGWLGVMSAIAQLGLSFWLAPSLILPLGAVWLYLGLMSKEFFIAQWLKAHPLIYMLSHMVILPLINLYSTACDWLVAGTIIPVNSFWFLLASFFNGMVIEIGRKIRVPSDEEFGVDTYSAVWGYQKAVKAWLLVLLLTAVTAVCAANQLLFLLPVAALLLVMFACAVGVAWLFIKKPTTRKANAIETMSGLWTLLVYLSLGILPMLLHSPKLQDLR; encoded by the coding sequence ATGAAGAAATTGAACAAGCTCAAAACCTCGCCAATTCTCGAAGAGAAGAAACTTGATTCTGTGGTTGATTTTAAATCAAATTTGAAACGTAATATTAAAAAATGGTGGGTATATCAACAGGAGCGTTTCCCTGTCATCAAAAATGGGTTGTTAATTGCGGTTTTTAGTAGCTCTGCAGTTTGTTACTCTGTTTTATTGCGGGGTGGAAAAATAAATTTTTATCCTCTATTTGCTGCTTTTTTTGTGGCCTTTACGTGTGTGTTTTTATTCTTTTTACAACTGCGGATAGCCGATGAATTTAAGGATTTTGCAGACGATAGCCTTTACCGTGCTTACCGTCCAGTTCCGAGAGGTTTAATTAGTTTACCAGAGTTGGGTTGGTTGGGTGTTATGAGTGCGATCGCTCAGTTGGGTTTGAGTTTCTGGTTGGCGCCATCGTTAATTTTACCTTTAGGTGCTGTTTGGCTTTACTTGGGTTTGATGAGCAAAGAGTTTTTTATAGCGCAGTGGCTCAAAGCTCATCCGTTAATTTATATGTTGAGCCATATGGTGATTTTACCACTCATCAATCTGTATAGTACTGCCTGTGATTGGTTGGTGGCTGGGACTATAATTCCTGTAAATAGCTTCTGGTTTTTATTAGCTAGCTTTTTTAATGGGATGGTGATCGAAATTGGTCGCAAAATTCGAGTTCCTAGCGATGAAGAGTTTGGCGTTGATACCTATAGCGCAGTTTGGGGATATCAAAAAGCTGTGAAAGCTTGGCTTTTGGTACTTCTGTTAACTGCAGTTACAGCTGTTTGCGCCGCAAATCAATTGCTGTTTCTGCTTCCTGTTGCTGCTTTGTTACTGGTAATGTTTGCTTGTGCTGTGGGGGTCGCTTGGTTATTTATCAAAAAACCTACAACTCGAAAAGCAAATGCAATTGAAACGATGTCTGGATTATGGACTTTGTTAGTTTACCTCAGTTTGGGTATCTTACCAATGTTGTTACATTCCCCAAAATTACAGGACTTACGCTAG